In Mercurialis annua linkage group LG5, ddMerAnnu1.2, whole genome shotgun sequence, a single genomic region encodes these proteins:
- the LOC126682611 gene encoding trimethyltridecatetraene synthase-like, which produces METPNWVPYATAWLATIALIILSRRLRRRKLNLPPGPKPWPIIGNLNLIGPLPHRSLHALSQKYGPIMQLKFGSFPLIVGSSVEMAKIILKTQDVTFCGRPKFAAGKYTTYDYSDITWSQYGPYWRQARKMCVVELFSAKRLESYEYIRKEELRSFLKNIFSSNNNPINLKDQLSDLSLNVISRMVLGKKYTVKSESSETEIVSPDEFKEMIDELFLLNGVLDIGDSIPWLACLDLQGYIKRMKALSKRFDRFLEHVLDEHDERRKKVDNFVAKDMVDILLQLADDPNLEVKLERIGIKGFTQDLIAGGTESSAVTVEWAISELLKKPELFKTATEELDRVIGKERWVEEKDIVNLPFIDAIAKETMRLHPVAPMLVPRQCREDTKISGYDVPEGTRVLVNVWTIGRDPTIWDNPDEFCPDRFIGKDIDVKGCDFELLPFGAGRRMCPGYPLGMKVIQVSLANLLQGFNWNLPGDMKKEDLNMDEIFGLSTPKEKPLVVVAQPRLPSHVYSL; this is translated from the exons ATGGAAACTCCTAACTGGGTTCCCTATGCCACGGCTTGGTTAGCCACCATAGCTCTAATCATCCTCTCCCGCCGTCTTCGCCGCCGTAAACTAAACCTCCCACCCGGCCCAAAACCGTGGCCCATTATCGGAAACCTAAACCTAATAGGCCCACTCCCTCACCGTTCCCTCCATGCCCTTTCGCAAAAATATGGGCCGATCATGCAACTCAAATTCGGGTCATTCCCTCTAATTGTCGGCTCCTCCGTTGAAATGGCTAAAATAATCCTCAAAACCCAAGATGTCACCTTTTGCGGCAGGCCCAAATTCGCCGCAGGAAAATACACAACCTATGATTACTCGGATATAACTTGGTCGCAATATGGTCCTTATTGGCGACAAGCAAGAAAAATGTGCGTCGTCGAGCTTTTTAGCGCTAAACGACTCGAATCATACGAGTATATACGAAAAGAAGAGCTGAGATCATTTCTTAAAAACATTTTTTCCTCAAACAACAACCCTATCAACTTAAAAGATCAGCTTTCTGATCTGAGCTTGAATGTGATCAGCAGAATGGTGTTGGGGAAAAAATACACGGTCAAGAGCGAGTCGAGTGAGACCGAGATAGTGAGTCCCGACGAGTTTAAAGAAATGATCGACGAGTTGTTCTTGCTTAATGGAGTCCTGGATATTGGTGACTCAATTCCTTGGCTTGCTTGTTTGGATTTACAAGGTTATATAAAGAGAATGAAGGCTTTGAGCAAGAGATTTGATCGGTTTTTGGAGCATGTTTTGGATGAACATGATGAAAGGAGAAAAAAAGTGGATAATTTCGTCGCTAAAGATATGGTTGATATTCTTTTGCAGCTTGCTGATGATCCTAATCTTGAAGTTAAGCTTGAAAGAATTGGAATCAAGGGATTTACTCAG GACTTGATTGCCGGAGGAACAGAAAGCTCAGCAGTCACAGTAGAATGGGCAATTTCCGAGCTACTAAAAAAACCCGAGCTCTTCAAAACGGCAACGGAAGAGCTCGACAGGGTGATCGGAAAAGAAAGATGGGTAGAAGAAAAAGACATAGTTAACCTTCCATTTATCGACGCAATTGCTAAAGAGACAATGCGGTTACACCCCGTTGCGCCAATGTTAGTACCAAGACAATGTCGCGAAGACACTAAAATCTCGGGGTACGACGTTCCTGAAGGGACACGTGTCCTTGTTAATGTCTGGACTATCGGGAGGGATCCTACAATTTGGGACAATCCTGATGAGTTTTGTCCTGACAGGTTTATTGGTAAGGACATTGATGTCAAAGGGTGTGATTTTGAATTGTTGCCGTTTGGTGCTGGAAGACGGATGTGCCCTGGGTATCCTTTGGGGATGAAAGTGATTCAAGTGAGCTTGGCTAATTTATTACAGGGGTTTAATTGGAATTTGCCGGGGGATATGAAAAAAGAGGATTTGAATATGGATGAGATTTTTGGACTTTCGACTCCTAAGGAGAAACCACTTGTTGTTGTGGCTCAGCCTCGACTTCCATCCCATGTTTACTCTTTGTAA
- the LOC126682612 gene encoding putative receptor-like protein kinase At1g72540 translates to MAPKKYYWKFLFQGCFKFENPFPLQKFQLPEPKINVFHQLTSQRLSLSDLSNSGSPLSFTDFSSSVFNLYVFTLKELKTVTHNLSKSNYLGEGGFGSVYKGFITDKLRHGLKAQCVAIKVLDLDGSQGHREWLAEVIFLGQLKHPHLVNLIGYCCEDEHRLLVYEYMERGNLENQLFKRYTAALPWLTRLKIALGAAKGLAFLHEEEKPVIYRDFKASNVLLDADFNAKLSDFGLATDGPEGDQSHITTRIMGTEGYAAPEYIMTGHLTSMSDVFSFGVVLVELLTGRRSLDKNRPSREQNLVKWARPMLKDHHKLHQIIDPRLEGQYSREGAIKAAALAYQCLSHHCKSRPSMSHVVKTLEPLLELNDIPIGPFVYVVPSDPANNEINEQEKQSDLNEKSRNRNEKGRRHKRRIKPLKSRAVHSDTTLYKTLGTSLYSSRE, encoded by the exons atggCTCCAAAGAAATATTACTGGAAATTTCTATTTCAAGGATGTTTCAAATTTGAGAATCCATTTCCACTTCAAAAATTTCAGCTTCCAGAGCcaaaaattaatgtttttcaTCAACTTACATCTCAAAGATTATCTCTGTCAGATTTAAGCAACTCTGGATCACCATTATCTTTCACTGATTTCTCAAGTTCTGTGTTTAATCTCTATGTTTTCACACTTAAAGAGCTGAAAACCGTAACTCATAACTTGTCGAAAAGTAATTATCTCGGTGAAGGCGGATTTGGAAGTGTTTATAAAGGGTTTATTACTGATAAACTTAGGCATGGATTAAAAGCTCAATGTGTTGCTATTAAAGTCTTGGATTTGGATGGCTCTCAAGGTCATAGAGAGTGGCTG GCCGAGGTAATATTTCTAGGGCAACTAAAGCATCCCCATTTGGTGAATTTGATTGGATACTGCTGTGAGGATGAACACAGGCTTCTAGTTTATGAGTACATGGAAAGAGGCAACTTAGAGAATCAACTATTTAAAA GGTACACTGCAGCTTTGCCTTGGTTAACAAGACTAAAAATTGCGCTTGGAGCAGCAAAAGGCCTTGCTTTTCTCCATGAAGAAGAAAAACCTGTCATTTACCGAGATTTTAAGGCCTCGAATGTGTTATTAGACGCG GATTTTAATGCAAAGCTTTCAGATTTTGGACTAGCAACAGATGGTCCTGAAGGAGATCAATCACATATTACAACTCGCATTATGGGAACCGAAGGCTACGCTGCCCCAGAATATATAATGACCG GTCACTTAACAAGCATGAGTGATGTATTTAGTTTCGGAGTAGTACTCGTCGAGCTACTGACCGGTAGGCGATCACTCGACAAGAACCGTCCGTCTAGAGAGCAAAATTTGGTAAAATGGGCAAGGCCCATGTTGAAAGATCACCATAAACTCCACCAAATAATAGACCCAAGACTAGAAGGGCAGTACTCTAGAGAAGGTGCCATAAAGGCAGCAGCATTGGCCTATCAATGCCTGAGCCACCACTGTAAGTCTAGACCAAGTATGAGTCATGTGGTCAAGACCTTGGAACCTTTGCTCGAGTTGAATGACATACCAATTGGACCATTTGTGTACGTTGTTCCGAGTGATCCAGCCAATAACGAAATTAATGAACAAGAAAAACAATCGGATTTGAACGAAAAGAGTCGAAATCGGAATGAGAAAGGTCGGAGGCATAAACGAAGAATTAAGCCATTGAAGTCTAGAGCTGTGCATTCTGATACTACTCTTTATAAGACTTTGGGTACTAGTTTGTATTCTTCTAGGGAGTAA
- the LOC126682101 gene encoding exportin-T → MDDLEKAILISFDESGSIDSSLKSQAVSYCQQVKDNQSICRICVEKLCFCKLAQVQFWCLQTLHDVIKVKYGLLSLEEKDFIRKSVFSLCCFDVIDDNSNAGRFLECPAFIKNKLAQVFVTLIYFEYPSIWSSVFVDFFPHLNKGAIVIDMFCRVLNALDDELISLDYPRTQEELTVAGRVKDAMREQCISQIVRAWYDIIIMYKNSDPEVCSNMLDSMRRYISWIDIGLIVNDAFIPLLFELILVDGESEQLQGSAAGCVLAVVSKRMDPQSKLTILRSLQIRRVFSLVTGDCDSELVSKIAALITGYAVEVLDCYKRVGPGDAKGVSLELLNEVLPSVFYVMQNCEVDTTFSIVQFLSGYVATMKSLSSLREQQPHYLGQILEVICTQIQYDPMYRDNLNMLDKIGREEEDRMVEFRKDLFVLLRSVGRVAPEVTQVFIRNSLANAVASSSERNVEEVEAAVSLLYALGESLNDEAMRTGSGLLGELVPMLLSTRFPCHSNRLVALVYLDTMTRYMKFVQENTQYIPMVLTAFLDERGIHHPNIHVSRRASYLFMRVVKLLKAKLVPFIETILQSLQDTVARFTSMDYTSHELSGTEDGSHIFEAIGLLIGMEDIPPEKQADYLSSLLTPLCRQVENSLMNAKVLNSDETPEKIFNIQQIIMAINALSKGFSERLVTASRPAIGLMFKKTLDILLQILVVFPKIEPLRNKVTSFIHRMVDTLGASVFPYLPKALEQLLAECEPKEMVGFLVLLNQLICKFNTSVHDIVEEVFPAIASRIFSIIPKDAFPSGPGTNTEEIRELQELQKTMYTFLHVIATHDLSSVFLSPKSRGYFDSLMQLLLYTACNHKDITVRKACVQIFIRLIKDWSVKPNGEEKVPGFQSFMIDTFATNCCLYSVLDKSFEFQDANTLVLFGEIVQAQKVMYEKFGNDFLVHFVSKGFPSARCPQDLAQQYCQKLQGSDFKALKSFYQSLIENLRLQQNGNLVFR, encoded by the exons atGGATGATCTTGAGAAAGCAATACTAATAAGTTTTGATGAATCGGGTAGTATAGATTCATCACTGAAATCGCAGGCCGTGTCGTATTGTCAGCAAGTTAAAGATAATCAGTCAATATGCAGGATTTGTGTTGAGAAATTGTGTTTTTGCAAGCTTGCTCAAGTTCAGTTTTGGTGTTTGCAGACTTTACATGATGTAATTAAGGTCAAGTATGGTTTGTTAAGCTTGGAAGAGAAGGATTTCATTAGAAAATCAGTGTTTTCTTTGTGTTGCTTTGATGTCATTGATGATAATAGCAATGCTGGTAGGTTTTTAGAATGCCCTGCTTTTATAAAGAACAAGCTTGCTCAGGTTTTCGttactttgatttattttgagtaCCCATCAATTTGGTCTTCGgtgtttgttgatttttttccgCATTTGAATAAAGGAGCTATAGTTATTGATATGTTTTGTCGGGTTCTGAATGCGCTTGACGATGAGTTGATTAGTTTAGATTATCCTAGGACACAGGAGGAGTTGACGGTGGCTGGGCGGGTTAAGGATGCTATGCGGGAGCAATGTATAAGCCAGATAGTGAGAGCATGGTACGACATTATAATTATGTATAAGAATTCTGATCCGGAGGTTTGTTCTAACATGTTAGATTCGATGAGGAGGTATATTTCTTGGATTGATATCGGTTTGATTGTGAATGATGCTTTTATTCCCTTGTTGTTTGAGTTGATATTGGTTGATGGGGAATCGGAGCAGCTTCAGGGTTCAGCTGCTGGGTGTGTTTTGGCAGTGGTTTCTAAGAGGATGGATCCACAGTCAAAGTTAACAATATTGAGGAGCCTTCAGATTCGTAGGGTCTTTTCCTTGGTAACAGGCGATTGTGACTCAGAGCTAGTCTCAAAAATTGCTGCATTGATCACTGGGTATGCTGTAGAGGTTTTAGATTGCTATAAACGGGTTGGTCCGGGAGATGCTAAGGGGGTTTCACTAGAGCTTTTGAATGAAGTTTTGCCCTCAGTGTTTTATGTAATGCAGAATTGTGAGGTGGACACAACATTTAGCATTGTACAGTTCCTTTCAGGTTATGTTGCAACTATGAAGAGCCTTTCCTCATTGAGAGAGCAACAACCACATTATTTGGGTCAGATTTTAGAAGTCATTTGTACACAAATTCAATATGATCCAATGTACCGGGATAATCTTAATATGTTGGATAAGATTGGAAGGGAAGAGGAAGATAGGATGGTTGAATTTAGAAAGGACTTATTTGTGTTGCTGCGCAGTGTGGGCCGTGTGGCACCTGAGGTTACTCAGGTATTTATCAGAAATTCTTTAGCTAATGCTGTCGCATCATCATCAGAAAGAAATGTTGAAGAGGTGGAAGCTGCAGTTTCTCTGTTGTATGCACTCGGAGAATCATTAAATGATGAAGCAATGAGAACTGGAAGTGGATTGTTGGGTGAATTAGTGCCAATGCTCCTTTCGACAAGATTTCCTTGTCATTCCAATAGGTTAGTTGCCTTGGTGTATTTGGATACAATGACTAGATACATGAAATTTGTTCAGGAGAATACACAATATATCCCCATGGTTCTTACGGCCTTTCTAGATGAGAGAGGAATACACCACCCAAACATCCATGTGAGTCGTAGAGCAAGTTATTTGTTCATGAGGGTTGTGAAATTGCTGAAAGCAAAGCTGGTTCCTTTCATAGAAACAATTTTGCAG AGCCTCCAAGATACTGTTGCTCGTTTTACAAGTATGGATTATACCTCACATGAACTTTCTGGAACTGAAGATGGCAGCCACATTTTTGAG GCAATTGGTTTGTTGATTGGCATGGAAGATATACCACCAGAGAAACAAGCTGATTATCTGTCTTCGTTGCTTACCCCTCTTTGTCGCCAG GTTGAGAATTCGCTCATGAATGCCAAAGTGCTAAATTCAGACGAGACTCCAGAGAAAATTTTCAATATTCAGCAAATAATCATGGCAATTAATGCACTCAGCAAG GGATTCAGCGAGCGTCTTGTAACTGCCAGTCGTCCTGCAATAGGCCTCATGTTTAAGAAG ACATTAGATATCCTTCTACAAATTCTTGTTGTATTTCCAAAGATTGAGCCTTTGCGGAATAAG GTCACATCCTTCATTCATAGGATGGTGGATACTTTAGGAGCATCTGTATTTCCATACCTCCCGAAAGCATTGGAGCAATTACTTGCTGAATGTGAG CCAAAAGAAATGGTTGGTTTTCTGGTACTACTTAATCAACTTATTTGCAAATTCAACACCTCAGTGCATGACATTGTGGAGGAAGTTTTCCCAGCCATTGCTAGCAGGATTTTTAGTATTATACCAAAGGATGCATTTCCTTCAGGACCTGGAACCAACACTGAG GAAATTCGCGAGTTACAAGAACTTCAGAAAACAATGTACACATTTCTTCATGTCATAGCCACGCATGATCTATCCTCAGTTTTCCTTTCACCCAAAAGCAGGGGCTATTTTGACTCACTGATGCAGTTGCTCCTCTATACAGCCTGCAATCACAAAGATATTACTGTAAGAAAG GCATGTGTGCAGATATTCATTAGATTAATCAAAGATTGGAGCGTCAAACCCAATGGCGAAGAAAAG GTGCCCGGTTTCCAGAGCTTTATGATTGATACCTTTGCAACAAACTGCTGTTTATATAGTGTGCTTGACAAGTCCTTTGAGTTCCAAGATGCAAATACA CTGGTTTTGTTTGGAGAAATCGTACAGGCACAGAAAGTCATGTATGAGAAGTTCGGTAATGATTTCCTTGTTCATTTTGTATCCAAAGGTTTTCCATCCGCTCGTTGCCCTCAGGATTTGGCACAGCAATACTGCCAGAAGTTGCAG GGAAGTGATTTTAAGGCATTAAAATCATTCTACCAGTCTCTCATTGAAAATTTAAGGCTCCAGCAGAATGGAAATCTTGTTTTCAGATAG